In Tenrec ecaudatus isolate mTenEca1 chromosome 4, mTenEca1.hap1, whole genome shotgun sequence, a single window of DNA contains:
- the LOC142446462 gene encoding olfactory receptor 10AG1-like: MNHEEKTAKENVTRLMEFVLVGFADMPHLQWFLFGLFLTIYIIILMSNGTIVLITKLDPALQSPMYFFLSNFSFLEMCYVSVTLPRMLRDLGAQRRRIPLVACATQMFFVLELAGTECLLLSVMAYDRYVAICHPLHYPLIMNHRLCVQLVIGSWITCIPFQVGQTYQIFSLPFCGSKEINHFFCDIPPLLKLACVDSSVNEMLVYIVAVLFVIVPFLLILGSYSKIISTILKLPSAASRSKAFSTCSSHVMVVVLFLGSGSITYLRPKSSHSEETGKVLSLFYTILTPLLNPVIYSLRNKDVIMALRKLLCK, translated from the coding sequence ATGAATCATGAAGaaaaaacagcaaaagaaaatgtaACTAGATTGATGGAATTTGTTCTCGTGGGGTTTGCCGATATGCCCCATTTACAGTGGTTTCTTTTTGGATTGTTTTTAACCATCTACATTATTATCCTGATGAGCAACGGCACCATAGTACTAATAACCAAACTGGATCCTGCTCTCCAGAGTCCAATGTATTTTTTCCTGTCAAATTTTTCTTTCCTTGAAATGTGCTATGTATCCGTAACCCTGCCCAGAATGCTGAGGGATCTGGGGGCTCAGAGAAGGAGAATTCCCTTAGTTGCCTGTGCTACACAGATGTTCTTCGTCCTTGAGCTTGCAGGCACTGAGTGTTTACTTCTGTCAgtcatggcctatgaccgctatgtggccatttgCCACCCTCTGCACTACCCTCTCATAATGAACCACAGGCTCTGTGTCCAGCTGGTGATTGGCTCCTGGATAACTTGCATTCCATTTCAGGTAGGGCAGACATATCAGATTTTCTCTCTGCCTTTTTGTGGCTCTAAGGAAATCAACCACTTCTTCTGTGACATCCCCCCACTCCTTAAGCTGGCTTGTGTGGACAGCTCTGTCAATGAGATGTTGGTCTACATAGTAGCCGTGTTGTTTGTCATTGTTCCATTTCTGTTGATCCTTGGCTCCTACAGTAAAATCATCTCCACCATCCTGAAGTTGCCGTCCGCTGCAAGTCGCTCcaaagccttctccacctgctcCTCTCATGTCATGGTGGTGGTTTTATTCCTTGGATCTGGAAGTATTACCTACTTAAGACCCAAGAGCAGTCACTCAGAGGAAACCGGCAAGGTCCTGTCCCTTTTCTACACAATTCTCACTCCATTGCTGAACCCTGTCATATACAGTCTAAGGAATAAGGATGTCATAATGGCCCTGAGAAAGTTGTTATGCAAATGA